aatggatgttAGGTGTGCAAACATCAAGTATCTAAGAGGACATACATACTTTTTAAGTGTCCGCTACTTAAAAACATGCAGTGTCATAACTTTCACTTATGATTTTCTTGTCTGCATGCTTAACGATTTCAGGCTATTatacgagagagagagagagagagagagagagagagagagagagagagagagaattcaAATCATTCTTAGAAACCAGAaattcattcatcaatttgatgCGTGGATACATTCCTATATGAAGTTCAAATAATGGCAAGAGAACTCAAAATCATTCAAGCTTATCACAGGAAGTGTAAAGGGGAGGGGAGAATCAACAGTCGACATTGTGGAAAGAAGAAAGGGATACTTTTGAAGGGGATCAGGATAAGGAGGTTTTGGCTTTCTGCTAGAATCTTTGGACCAGTGTTGGGATTTGGGTATCGCATGGGATACAAGAACattcctcattttctttcagGAGGGATTTGACCTTTTGGGTGGGCTACAATGCTTTCAGGATAACAGATTTGATTTGGGTAAGTCTGTTCAGGCCAGAAATGAGCTGTTACAAAGCCAAAAAGCCCAAAGAATTCCCCACCTTCCCCAAAGAGAAAACCAAGAAGGGTAGGGGATGTGTATCTCTAAATTGTTGCTTGGTAGGTAGGTCATTGAGGGCCACCCAGTACCAGAGTTTGTGAACATGGAATGTGGTTTCATCTCCAATACAAGTCCTTGGGCACAGTGGAAGTTGTAGCCTTGAATGACCTATATTTAGGTTTGTTCCCATCTCCCTGGGCAATGTGATGGTCTTGAAAGAGGGTGGCCTCTTCTTCAATGGAAAGCAGTTTCTTATGGACTAGTGCTTTCCAAATGATGGGGCGCCTTCACCTGGATTTCCAAAGAGAAGAATACAATGTGAGCTTGCCAGGAGTGCCAGGGCAGCCCTTGGTGAGTGATTTTTGTGTGGAAGCTTTACATCAGTGTCTGAATTGGGCTGGGATTCTGGTCAGATGGAAGGCGGCCATTTCTGTTTCCTCATTTGGAGAAGCTTAAACCGCACCAGCATCCCATACTCGATGTATGCTCATTCCCAATGCCCAGCTTACTTGGTTGCATGAACGAGGACAAGTTGCAAATCTTTTCTGCAAGTCTCTTTTTTGGAAAGGTAATATATCAATGCTTTCTCTGCCATATATGTGAACTTCCAGACTTTTGACTTTTACCCTAAATTGCCACCAACAGCCTTTCAATTCCAAAACATATTTGACGAACGATATGATGGTAATCACATGAACAACCGAAGCCTGTAGATATTCATCAACTTCAGTGTTTCAAGAAAGCCACAGTAATCAATAAATTCTATGAAATTCTCCCTCTTAAAATTACTATACAAGGATCCATTCCACTGCTATCTCATCGTTCATCCTCTGGGAATCAAACTTGAAATCTCCTGGAAATGATAGATGAAGAAGGACAGCAGTAATTGCCCCCAGTACCATAAAATTGAGCTTCCTCTTGAATCCTGCACCTGGTTGATTAATCATCCCTTACTGAGATTGTTCCAGACTGAAAAATAAAGCAAACGGTCAAccataagtgaaaaaaaaggcGGATATTTATTAAGGTCATTTACAGAGAAATGTTATAAAGTAAAATCTAATTCATCTTATAGGAGCATCAAATAATGCAACACTACCGAAAGAAAGTCTCGTTGGAAGAGTTGCCAACCAGCCATTGTTAAATATAACTTTTACAGCAAAAGTTTACAAAGGCTACTGCAAACATCTGCTTTTCACACAAACAGAAGGCAAAAGGAAAAAGGTACCTACACTGACCCATCTGGACATATAgaaattttccacaaaaaaaaaaagggtttccATTTTGACGGCCAGATACAGCATATCCATAGATACAAAAGTTTCCATTTTGATAGTCAGATACagcatatatatacatatacacatacacacacacacacaaacacatatAGACATACACTGAACAAGTGAACAGAAGGAATATGGATTACTTTTGGTTGTCCTGTATCATACCTATCATACCTCATAACAAACGAAATTGTTTATAAGAAGGCTAAACTTCAGAACCATTTACCACAAGCTCTTTTTCCAAAGCCATCACTTGCTCATGGTTTCtaacaatatataatttttcacacTAACAATCATGCCACAAAGAGACGCCCCTTTTCCCCATTCCTTATAAAGAAGATCTTATTTCAAGTGCTAAAGCAGCTCCTTGATCGCCTTCCACTCAACAATGCCATCATTTTACATGATCTCTCTACACCACAACCCACCCTAATTCCACTTCCCCAAATTCCACACTGCTACTTCTATCCACAACCAGCCACACGGTCACAAACACTtccaccaaaaataaaaaaataaatttaggaaaaaaaaaaagaaaaaaaaaaaaaggagaataagatgaaggagaaggagaagaaagaaaagtgaattttCATACTTTCAAAAGCTTAAATCCCATATACCAACTCCCTTAGTAGAACATATACCATACCCAACAACCCAAATTATACTTTGACTTCCCTGTTTTTCACCAAATGTTGTTACCCTTCTTGACCACACCTTCCCCACCAAAAGCAATGTTAACGTATAGAAGTTGCCTATAAGATTGACAAATTTAGACCATAAAGAAAAAACATCCacccataaaattttcaactgaTGCATTTAAGGAAAGGCAAATGTTTTCACCTTCTGATCAATCTCATAGCTGATATTGAAACCTTAAACTGAGACATAAGCTATGGAAATGAATGAATCTTGTGAAACAAAATAACTGCATCAGCTCTAAAACATTTCCAATAATTGAGAAATCACTGGATCAGCTGCACAATATGTTAGATCACAGAATCCAACagaaaatgttatgaataattTGAGCATCTACAACTACCATACTTTAACGCCATATCTCCCCTTAATAATGAAACATAGATTTTTGTTTCCATAAAAGTACCAACTGAAACAATCTCAATACTATGTTTCAAGATAAAATAATGTTCCTAatcaaccaaacaaagccttatGCCAACTACTTGGCTTGCTAATATTAACATCAGTACAATAATTTGCTATCATTATCCCTAGAGGACTTAAGCAAGTCCTCTAGGGATAATGATAGCAAATTATTGTACTGATGTTAATATTAGCAAGCCAAGTGGTTGGCataaggctttgtttggttgaGATGGTTTAGATTTCTCCTTCAGTGCCACGTACAAGAAACAAGTGTTACCTCCCAATgatagttgttaaaaacttatgaatATATGAtacaatacatttttttttatgaaaattgatatatatcaTATTCCGTATCTTATTTTAAAGTGTATCTTATGATACATGATACAATACATGATATTATGATACAAGAATGTCTACATTCaacaattttctataatttttttaaaaacaatcaaattaattcctttcctgttaaaagaattaattatattaattgtttaaaatatattaaaagattaaaattacTCATAGAAAGGagaaataggtaaaataatCTCATATGAAAAGTTGCATTCTTATTGTCAAATACCATATTAAAAGccaagtaatttatttttacaatgaatattgaagaattttcatttgaatgctTTGAACGTTaacaatgaaaatgatggtgataAGTGAATAAAAACCTTTATTTCatgaattagttttttttatttcttttttggttgaAAAGGAATAATGACGAGAACCTGAAAAGCTCTAACTTTGAAGATAACACGCACACATGTGTAAGTGCacacccacacacacacacccacacacacacacacccacccacccacacacacacatatatatcaATTAGCAACAAAATAAATGCATATACCTAGttagaatttggaactaaaaatcataattaaaattaaagaagtttatttttatggattatgtgatgaatctatatattaaagttatacTTCATTAATTTGAACTTGTCAAAATGTTAacattcaatgttttcaaatgatatgatataaattaACTCTTTAGATCCTACTATCTTCCATAAAATTGGATATACAATACTCTATCTTGTATACTTTCACTAAATATTCAaacatatacatatttttctatttatttttctctgtATAAGAAAACTTACAATACAAGAtaggaaaaaatagaaaaactataCACGACACGTTTTACTAGTTAACAACCATGCccccaataataataatggaaatgcACAAAATGGACAGACACTTGCAGTTAAGAACTCATTATAGGTTATGACAGAACCCTACAACACACAATAATGGATACCCTGTTCCTTTGCTCTTGTAGACTAGGATTATCCTAACCCAAAACCTTATTGTTTTATCAAAAGAACCAAGAACTCAAACATGAACACAACGATTGTAAAAAGGAATTAACTTCAGACATACTCCACACTGCCAACAGAATAACACAAAACCTGCATACATGCAGAACCTTAAGGCAGAAGTAGCTCTAGACAGGGATTGTTCCTCATCCCAAGTTCTTCAATAATTACCAATGCTATACACAATCATGGGAAAATACCAACCCTGGGAACATTAGATCCTATACGCCTCTAATGGACGAGAATAGTCTAAATCATACTGCAACTTCCATATTGCAATCCCAACGAATTATGAAGTAGTAACTCTGATGTTAATGCTTATATACCATTCCACCTAGCCTCCTAGGGATTAAAGATGacatgtaaataaaattatgtataaGACGATTGATATTGAAATTTGCAAGAGCAAACTGAAAATCCAAACCTAAAAATCACACATTCTAAATTTCCAGCCAACATTAATTAACACAACTGAAATTGCAAACAcagaaccaaaaacaaaaaagcacGCCAATaaagcaaaattaaaaaaacgtACCTCCATTGACCCAATTCAAATCCTACATTTCAAACAAAACCCACTTCAAAATCACTCCTCCTCGTCACTCTCATCACTAAAATAACTtgcttttttctctttcttccccTTCTTCCTCATCTCCAAACCCTCACTTCCCTTTAATAACCTCTGATCAGCACCAGTATCGACCACTGACGCCCAATTATCATCCTCAAATGCTTCCCCGCCATCCGATCCGCCGTTGTCGTGATCACCGTTCTGCCTGGCCTCACTCCCGCCCTGCCCGCGCCGTGAGCGCTTCGGCACCGGACGCTCCCTGGGACCCAACTGGTTCCTGGGGCACTCGTACGACAAATGGCCGCCCTCTCCGCACTCGTAACAGCGGCTCTTGTCCTTGTAAACCCTGCGGCGAATGAACTCAGCGGCCCGACCGTTGTCGGCGGCTATAGAGGCGGTGAGGGTGCGTTTATTGAGGACCTTGCCGTTCATCTCACGAGCGGCCGCGATGGCCTCGTCACGGGAGACGAAGAGTACGAAGGCGACGCCGCGGCTGTGGCGAGTGTGGCGATCCTTTAGGATGGTGACCTTGGCGACTTTGCCGAAGGTGGAGAAGATGGTGAAGAGGTCGGAGTTGGTAAGGGTGTAGTCGAGGTTGGAGACGTAGACCGTTGATTTAGAAGGAGCTAGACTTCCGGAGCCGCTGGATCTTTTCTGGAGTTTGGAGGAGTTAgatttagggttagggttaggaaTTGAGGAAGAGGCATAGCGGTAGTACAGGGTTTCGTCTTCTTCGCTGTCGCTGTTGTTGTTCCTCCCCATCTTCGCTCTCTGGAACACCCGTGAAAAGTTGAACTGGATAGAGGATTAACCCATGAATCAATATATTCGGATGGCGTCAACTTGATCTGATTTCGGGTTGAGAAATCATGGCCATGCCCAATTCGATTTCCGGAggttatgaaataaaataattaatttaaattttataaaatatgattcatacattaaaatttgaatatctcaaaattataaaataaatcattagttattaatataatataaataattagtcATAAACTCAAGCATCCATTCTCAAATTCaagtataagaaaaataataaatttattagtctaatataattaaaaactaaaaaagatttgagttattttttatcctttttacgtgttttatattttaataaaataatacataatgtaattaaaaataaacaaatagagGATAATATGCATATTCAAGTTTTGACGAATTGGTCAAATGTTCAACTTATGTCAACTCTAATAATTTTAGGTTGGTATTTTTTCTCACCCAATTAAATACTTTGTTCAATGGACTAAGCTTCTTGTTTTTGTGTACCtttgatttgtttgtttgttttttttttttttttttggcacttTTAACATTGGTTATACATCAACCATATCTAGGTAGCCATCTTATcccccttaaaaaaaaattagtagtgCTGGAGTTAATCATAGCGATAGACACTTGCACacactttgaaaaaaaaattacaattagcATGTGTTTGCCCCCTTAATAGTATTATGTTGAGTGTAATGATGTTGTTTTCAAACTCAAGGATGAGTTACCCAAATAATGGTGGTTGAATGTCATAAAAAGGTTTGACCTACTCTCACAAAATACCAATTAGTTTTTAAGGGGTTCTACTCATAGGTTGTAGTGGTTTCCCATTCTCTTGAGTTTTCCTCAAGAAACATGAGAAAACTTAAGGCTTCCTTAAGACCTTTGTCAGGAATTCTCCCACACACATTAGTTCAAGAGTTTATATAAGTTAGGGGCCAATTATGTTGTAAAAGTATGACACAACTCTCCAAAACTTGAACTCATGATGAGGACATGAGTTCAAGAGCTCTTTGAACCTATCCCAAAATtcgaaaaaaaatttaactatctTTAACTACAAAATTTGTGATTTGACATTTAAGCGTATTAGTCTTATGACTAAGGAAACTTTTATTTTGGAACTTGACTTGCATTTCTTGCCAAGTCCTAATGCTTTGAAGCCTCAAGAAGTTGAGCCATGACTTAGCTTGTTCCTTAAATGAGAACAAAAAAGGCTTAAGTAAAACATAATTCGTGCAATAGTTATGGTAATGAAAGGTCAGGCAAACTTCATCAAAATCTCAAATATAAAGACATGGGTTCTTGTACCTAAGGCCATGGAAAATAGGTAACAACTAGACTAATCCTATGGAGAAAGTTATAGATACATTTTTAGGAAAGGCAATGCATGGCAAGGAGCATGTCCTCATCGGGTGCAAATAGTCTAGTAGTCGTACTCCTAATCATCTTCACTCCTATGGTTACTACTAATTAGGGTCATAATTCGAGCCTAGTAAGTGGTATGGCTAATTAGGGCTTTTGGTCAACCATTCATACACACTTCTAAAATTGAATAGATAAATGTCAAAAAGAAATGGTGAATTATACCAATGGCATAAGCCTAAAACAAACCACTATACTCTttcctaaaattaaaaattaatatttgctAGGCTTAGTGAGAAAAGTCTTTGTGGACCTACATTTTCTCCATAGATGTGAATCGATACGTCATCACTTGATGGTGAGACTtgtttttattgtgaaaatcttatttttgaaaagttgaaattactacttaaaaaaaaaaaacaaaaaaacaaaataagaaataaaatcatgtgtgactccttatttggaaaaaaaaaaaaaaacaagttttgtgaACCATGAATGGATTTAAGGAATCAAGTTACTCATAAAAAAGGTTCGGGATATGCCATAGCACACTTTTAGTCCCATAAACCTATGGTTTCTAGTATACATGTTAAGGAGATTTTGACATTCAATTAATTAACCAATGGATATGGTTTTGGGGATTACTTACATTATGAATACAACAACATGCCAAGGTGgatcaaataaagaaataaaatgatgagGTACACATGTGACTTTGAAAGATCGACTTGCATAGGTAAGAATATGGATGACAACTTAAGTAACTACATTTATTTCTAGGATTAAATTAGGGTTAAATGTTCTTTGAATTTAACCAAAAGATCTCTAAAGATGACGGTCCTTtcttattaaaattgtttttaccaAATTACCacaaaaagaatttgaaatgccTCAAACTCATTAACTCCTAAAACCTGCTCATTCTTTCAATCAAAATCAACCTATCtttgaatataaaatcaatCCAGATTAAAGGTTACAATCAATCTAGCACCAATCAAGTTTCATATTTGAATGCAATTCACATCCTattgaaattcaagaaaaatttggttttctttcttgctaCCAAGAAATTATGGTTGTTTATCCTTTCACTAGTGTAAGAAAACTTTGGTTTTTGATCCCTTCATTACttcaagaaaatattgatttgtgATCCCTTCACTATTATAAAAAACTTTGGTTTGCTCCTCTTTACCATCAGAAAAAATCTACTTCTCTTCTCcttcattgaaaatttttgtttgtcCTTCTAACTGCTAAAAATTCTAGTTCATccatttttcctcctttttttttgcTCTTCCTTCCCTTTTTAAAATTCTCCTTCCTATCATTGGCCACCTCTCTTCAGAAAAATGCCCCTATCCCTTAAGATTTTGCTCTCCCCTCACCTTTCTTCAAATGAGTGGCACACATCTCCCACCTCTTATTGTCATGTAGTGTAGTACAGTGCccaaa
This DNA window, taken from Vitis riparia cultivar Riparia Gloire de Montpellier isolate 1030 chromosome 13, EGFV_Vit.rip_1.0, whole genome shotgun sequence, encodes the following:
- the LOC117928898 gene encoding U11/U12 small nuclear ribonucleoprotein 31 kDa protein, whose translation is MGRNNNSDSEEDETLYYRYASSSIPNPNPKSNSSKLQKRSSGSGSLAPSKSTVYVSNLDYTLTNSDLFTIFSTFGKVAKVTILKDRHTRHSRGVAFVLFVSRDEAIAAAREMNGKVLNKRTLTASIAADNGRAAEFIRRRVYKDKSRCYECGEGGHLSYECPRNQLGPRERPVPKRSRRGQGGSEARQNGDHDNGGSDGGEAFEDDNWASVVDTGADQRLLKGSEGLEMRKKGKKEKKASYFSDESDEEE